The following are encoded together in the Mycolicibacterium arabiense genome:
- a CDS encoding MFS transporter, whose protein sequence is MIKTKYGPLYLIFFAALTAGAGNGISLVAFPWLVLQRNGSAVEASIVAMAGTLPLLVATLIAGAAVDYLGRRVVSMISDLLSALSVAAVPVIALVFGVDAINVAVLAGLAALGAFFDPAGMTARETMLPEAAQRAGWTLDRSNSAYEAIFNLSYIVGPGIGGLLIATVGGIDTMWVTAGAFVLSIAAIAVLRLEGAGTPNRDELPQVWAGIVEGLKFVWHNRVLRTLAVVDLTATGLYMPMESVLFPKYFTDKDQPAQLGWVLMSLAIGGVIGALGYAVLSKYTARRTVMLVALLVLGVAMTVIAFLPPLPVILVLSAIVGLVYGPIAPIYNYVMQTQAPPHLRGRVVGVMGSLAYAAGPLGLIVAGPLADTAGLHVTFLALSIPMLVLGLAALFLPALRELDRA, encoded by the coding sequence ATGATCAAAACCAAGTACGGGCCGCTGTACCTGATCTTCTTCGCAGCGCTCACCGCCGGAGCGGGCAACGGCATCTCGCTGGTGGCATTCCCGTGGCTGGTGTTGCAGCGCAACGGTTCTGCGGTCGAAGCCTCGATCGTGGCGATGGCGGGCACGCTGCCGCTGCTGGTCGCGACGCTGATCGCGGGCGCGGCAGTCGACTACCTCGGCAGGCGCGTGGTGTCGATGATCTCCGACCTGCTGTCCGCGCTGTCGGTCGCTGCAGTGCCGGTGATCGCACTGGTCTTCGGCGTCGACGCGATCAACGTGGCGGTGCTCGCCGGGCTGGCCGCGCTCGGGGCGTTCTTCGACCCCGCCGGGATGACGGCGCGCGAGACGATGCTGCCCGAGGCAGCGCAGCGGGCGGGCTGGACGCTCGACCGGTCGAACAGCGCGTACGAGGCCATCTTCAACCTGTCCTACATCGTCGGCCCAGGCATCGGCGGTCTGCTGATCGCCACCGTGGGTGGCATCGACACGATGTGGGTGACCGCAGGCGCGTTCGTGCTGTCGATCGCGGCGATCGCCGTGCTGCGACTGGAGGGTGCAGGCACGCCCAACCGCGACGAGCTGCCGCAGGTATGGGCAGGCATCGTCGAGGGCCTGAAGTTCGTGTGGCACAACCGCGTCCTGCGCACGCTGGCCGTCGTCGACCTGACCGCGACGGGTCTGTACATGCCGATGGAGAGCGTGCTGTTCCCGAAGTACTTCACCGACAAGGACCAGCCCGCACAGCTGGGTTGGGTGTTGATGTCACTCGCCATTGGCGGTGTCATCGGCGCGCTGGGCTACGCCGTGCTGTCCAAGTACACCGCGCGGCGGACGGTCATGCTCGTCGCGCTGCTCGTGCTCGGCGTGGCGATGACGGTGATCGCGTTCCTGCCGCCGCTGCCGGTGATCCTGGTGCTCTCGGCGATCGTCGGTCTGGTCTACGGCCCGATCGCGCCGATCTACAACTACGTCATGCAGACCCAGGCGCCGCCGCACCTGCGCGGCCGGGTGGTCGGCGTGATGGGCTCGTTGGCCTACGCGGCCGGTCCGCTGGGCCTGATCGTCGCCGGCCCGCTCGCCGACACCGCGGGGCTGCACGTGACGTTCCTGGCCCTGTCGATCCCGATGCTGGTGCTGGGTCTCGCGGCGCTGTTCCTGCCTGCGCTGCGCGAACTCGACCGGGCCTAA
- a CDS encoding uracil-DNA glycosylase, translating into MLLPHPRTGEMFASPVPPGAGWPGDPARPDTRVAKSPAGVRALAKRMTDVADVDAAVSVCRACPRLVRWREDVALTKRRSYATEPYWGRPAPGFGSATPSVLLLGLAPAAHGANRTGRVFTGDRSGDFLFAAMHRAGLATSGVSVDAADGLELVDTRVVAAVRCAPPDNAPLPEERAACAPWLDAEWRLIAPTVRVIVVLGGFAWRGALDMLRTAGVAVPSPLPKFGHLAAARIGDVTLLGCYHPSQQNTFTGRLTPAMLDEVFVTAKTLALG; encoded by the coding sequence GTGCTGTTGCCCCACCCCCGCACGGGCGAGATGTTCGCCTCGCCCGTTCCCCCAGGCGCCGGCTGGCCGGGGGACCCTGCCCGGCCCGACACGCGCGTGGCGAAGAGCCCTGCGGGCGTGCGGGCGTTGGCGAAGCGGATGACCGACGTGGCCGACGTCGACGCCGCGGTAAGCGTCTGCCGCGCCTGTCCACGGCTGGTCAGGTGGCGCGAGGACGTCGCACTCACCAAGCGCCGCTCGTACGCGACCGAGCCGTACTGGGGCCGTCCGGCGCCCGGGTTCGGTTCGGCAACGCCGTCGGTCCTGCTGCTCGGTCTGGCCCCGGCCGCGCACGGCGCCAACCGGACCGGCCGGGTGTTCACCGGCGACCGCAGCGGCGACTTCCTATTCGCGGCAATGCACCGCGCAGGCCTGGCGACGTCCGGGGTGAGCGTCGACGCCGCCGATGGCCTCGAACTCGTCGACACCCGGGTGGTCGCGGCCGTGCGGTGCGCGCCGCCGGACAACGCGCCGCTGCCCGAGGAGCGCGCAGCCTGTGCGCCGTGGCTGGACGCCGAGTGGCGCCTGATCGCGCCGACCGTGCGGGTGATCGTCGTGCTGGGCGGCTTCGCCTGGCGCGGGGCGCTCGACATGCTGCGCACCGCGGGCGTCGCGGTGCCCAGCCCGCTGCCGAAGTTCGGCCACCTCGCGGCCGCGCGCATCGGTGACGTCACGCTGCTCGGCTGCTACCACCCCAGCCAGCAGAACACCTTCACCGGTCGACTGACCCCGGCGATGCTCGACGAGGTGTTCGTCACCGCCAAGACCCTCGCCCTCGGGTGA
- a CDS encoding LLM class flavin-dependent oxidoreductase: MRLSVLDLVPVRSDQTTSDALAATVGVAKKADDLGFTRYWLAEHHNMPAVAATSPPVLIAYLAAQTARIRLGSGGVMLPNHAPLAVAEQFALLEAAAPGRIDLGIGRAPGSDPVTSMMLRGPAGRSDEDIQKFPQYLDDVTALMGAHGVGVTMQGRNLMDQNYVLKATPAATSEPRLWLLGSSLYSAHLAAAKGLPYVFAHHFAGQGTEEALAVYREEFRPSENLEQPTTFMTVNASVAATREEAEDLMLPNLHMMALLRTGQPLRALDLVEDAREIGLTPQQRAVVESGRRQAIVGNPADAAERVRGIAEHFGVDEVMVNPVASAYRGVDPATAPAREDTLELLAKELF; this comes from the coding sequence ATGCGACTCTCGGTACTCGACCTCGTTCCCGTCCGCAGCGACCAGACCACGTCGGACGCCCTGGCCGCCACCGTCGGCGTGGCGAAGAAGGCCGACGACCTCGGCTTCACCCGCTACTGGCTGGCCGAACACCACAACATGCCCGCCGTCGCGGCCACCAGCCCGCCGGTGCTGATCGCCTACCTGGCTGCGCAGACGGCCCGCATCCGGCTCGGCTCGGGCGGCGTGATGCTGCCCAATCACGCACCGCTCGCGGTTGCCGAGCAGTTCGCGCTGCTGGAGGCTGCCGCGCCGGGGCGCATCGATCTGGGGATCGGCCGCGCGCCGGGCAGCGACCCCGTCACCTCGATGATGCTGCGCGGTCCCGCGGGCCGCAGCGACGAGGACATCCAGAAGTTCCCGCAGTACCTCGACGACGTGACCGCGCTGATGGGCGCACACGGCGTCGGCGTGACGATGCAGGGCCGCAACCTGATGGACCAGAACTACGTGCTCAAGGCGACGCCCGCGGCCACCAGCGAGCCGCGGCTGTGGCTGCTGGGCTCGTCGCTGTACTCGGCGCACCTGGCCGCCGCCAAGGGCCTGCCGTACGTGTTCGCCCACCACTTCGCGGGGCAGGGCACCGAGGAGGCGCTCGCCGTCTACCGCGAGGAGTTCCGCCCCAGCGAGAACCTCGAGCAGCCCACCACGTTCATGACGGTCAACGCCTCGGTCGCGGCCACCCGCGAAGAGGCCGAGGACCTGATGCTGCCGAACCTGCACATGATGGCGCTGCTGCGCACCGGTCAGCCGCTGCGCGCTCTCGACCTCGTCGAGGACGCCCGCGAGATCGGGCTGACGCCGCAGCAGCGGGCCGTGGTCGAATCGGGCCGTCGGCAGGCGATCGTCGGCAACCCCGCCGACGCGGCCGAGCGGGTGCGCGGCATCGCCGAGCACTTCGGCGTCGACGAGGTCATGGTCAACCCGGTGGCCTCGGCCTACCGCGGCGTCGACCCGGCCACCGCGCCTGCCCGTGAGGACACGCTCGAACTGCTCGCCAAGGAACTGTTCTAG
- a CDS encoding nitroreductase family deazaflavin-dependent oxidoreductase, protein MTDMPLWERYLGIPLLRVHDAIYRKTDGRIGHRIPGAPPSLLLHTVGAKTGIARTNTLSYARDGDAYLVVASNGGDRKAPGWYFNVKADPQVEINVGSKRMPAAARIISDDDPDYARLWKVVNENNSHRYEAYQKRTSRTIPIIALTPS, encoded by the coding sequence ATGACTGACATGCCCCTGTGGGAGCGCTACCTCGGCATTCCGCTGCTGCGCGTGCACGACGCGATCTACCGCAAGACCGACGGCAGGATCGGCCACCGCATCCCCGGCGCGCCACCGTCGCTGCTGCTGCACACCGTCGGGGCCAAGACCGGGATCGCACGCACCAACACGCTGAGCTACGCCCGCGACGGCGACGCGTACCTCGTCGTCGCCTCGAACGGCGGCGACCGGAAGGCGCCGGGCTGGTACTTCAACGTCAAAGCCGACCCGCAGGTGGAGATCAACGTCGGCTCCAAGCGCATGCCCGCCGCGGCGCGAATCATCAGCGACGACGATCCGGACTACGCGCGGCTGTGGAAGGTCGTCAACGAGAACAACTCTCACCGCTACGAGGCCTATCAGAAGCGGACGAGCCGGACCATTCCGATCATCGCGCTGACGCCGAGCTGA
- a CDS encoding HIT family protein yields MSCVFCAIVSGEAPGIRVYEDDDYLAILDIRPIVRGHTLVVPKRHTVDLTDTPAETIAGLVRIGQRIGLAARASELKADGNNIAINDGKAAFQSVFHIHLHVAPRHSGDKLSFAKGLVVRRDPDREETGRILRDALAGLPD; encoded by the coding sequence ATGTCATGCGTGTTCTGCGCCATCGTCTCCGGCGAGGCGCCCGGCATCAGGGTCTACGAGGACGACGACTACCTCGCCATCCTCGACATCCGTCCGATCGTGCGCGGGCACACGCTGGTGGTGCCCAAGCGCCACACCGTCGACCTGACCGACACACCGGCCGAGACAATCGCCGGCCTGGTCCGCATCGGTCAGCGCATCGGGCTCGCCGCCCGGGCGTCGGAGCTGAAGGCCGACGGCAACAACATCGCCATCAACGACGGCAAGGCCGCGTTCCAGAGCGTGTTCCACATCCACCTGCACGTGGCGCCCCGGCACAGCGGCGACAAGCTGTCCTTCGCCAAGGGCCTGGTGGTGCGGCGCGACCCCGACCGCGAAGAGACCGGCCGCATCCTGCGCGACGCACTCGCGGGACTGCCGGACTGA
- a CDS encoding VOC family protein codes for MNVAPIPQGYTSLTPFLVVDGAAEAIEFYVSVFGATVLEKMDGSNGRVAHAELEFAHGRLQLSDPNPEYGLAAVPRTETVTHSIVLYCADADAVVEKAQAAGATVREPIQTFVTGDRFASIVDPFGQRWAVMTRVEEVDAAERDRRLAAWAEQNV; via the coding sequence ATGAACGTCGCACCGATTCCCCAGGGCTACACCAGCCTCACCCCGTTCCTCGTCGTCGACGGCGCAGCCGAGGCCATCGAGTTCTACGTCTCGGTGTTCGGCGCGACGGTGCTCGAGAAGATGGACGGCTCGAACGGCAGGGTGGCGCACGCGGAACTCGAGTTCGCCCATGGCCGTCTGCAACTGTCGGACCCGAACCCCGAGTACGGTCTTGCCGCCGTCCCACGCACCGAGACGGTGACCCACTCGATCGTGCTGTACTGCGCCGACGCCGACGCGGTCGTCGAGAAGGCCCAGGCTGCAGGCGCGACGGTGCGCGAACCCATCCAGACGTTCGTCACCGGCGACCGGTTCGCCTCGATCGTCGACCCGTTCGGGCAGCGCTGGGCCGTCATGACGCGCGTCGAGGAGGTCGACGCCGCCGAGCGCGACCGCAGGCTCGCCGCGTGGGCGGAGCAGAACGTCTGA
- a CDS encoding TetR/AcrR family transcriptional regulator yields the protein MAVSRTRRQQQGESSRELILDATERLMATRGYAATSISDIRSACGLPASSIYWHFGSKEGVLAAVMERGADRFFAAIPGHGTDGPGPTDVAAQLAVTAGLLAQHPDFLRLFFVLSLERSDDPAVTAVVRRVRDTAIAGFRAVIASVMPSDAPPDRADEVVDELTALAVALSDGVFFADHLEPNSTDVDRMYRRLFQAVTALIPILLEER from the coding sequence GTGGCAGTGTCGAGGACCAGGCGTCAGCAGCAGGGGGAGAGTTCACGCGAACTCATCCTCGACGCCACTGAGCGGCTGATGGCCACCCGTGGCTATGCCGCCACGTCCATCAGCGACATCCGCTCCGCCTGCGGGCTGCCCGCCAGTTCCATCTATTGGCACTTCGGCTCGAAGGAAGGCGTCCTGGCCGCGGTGATGGAACGCGGTGCCGACCGGTTCTTCGCCGCGATCCCCGGCCACGGCACAGACGGGCCGGGTCCGACCGACGTGGCAGCGCAACTCGCCGTCACGGCAGGGCTTCTCGCCCAGCACCCCGACTTCCTTCGGTTGTTCTTCGTGCTCTCGCTCGAACGCAGCGACGACCCAGCTGTCACCGCGGTCGTGCGCCGCGTGCGCGACACCGCCATCGCGGGGTTCCGCGCCGTCATCGCCTCGGTGATGCCCAGTGATGCCCCACCGGACCGGGCCGACGAGGTGGTCGACGAACTCACGGCGCTGGCAGTAGCGCTGTCGGACGGCGTGTTCTTCGCCGATCACCTCGAACCCAATTCGACCGACGTCGACCGGATGTACCGGCGGCTGTTCCAAGCCGTCACCGCACTCATCCCGATCCTGCTGGAGGAACGATGA
- a CDS encoding SDR family NAD(P)-dependent oxidoreductase translates to MNDRTVIITGANAGLGLECARSILERDESWHVVLAVRDPRRGEAAVTELGATQRCTVMRCDLGSLASVGEFVEAFAAAGLPPLHAVVCNAGLQVVDGTQRTADGVEMTFGVNHLGHFALVRGLLEHLEAPARIVVVSSGTHDPAKFTGMPKPVYTSAEDLAHPSTPGEGRRLYTTSKLCNVLFAYELDRRLEQGARGITVTAFDPGLMPGSGLAREYGPLLKFVWDYVFPVLRVLPNVNSARGSGRRLAALAVDTSFEGVTGAYFEGAKAIRSSEDSYDATKALDLWTTSEQLVGS, encoded by the coding sequence ATGAACGACCGCACCGTGATCATCACCGGCGCCAACGCGGGGCTGGGCCTCGAGTGTGCGCGCAGCATCCTGGAGCGCGACGAATCGTGGCACGTCGTCCTCGCGGTGCGCGACCCGCGCCGCGGCGAGGCGGCGGTCACCGAACTCGGTGCAACTCAACGGTGCACGGTGATGCGGTGCGATCTCGGCTCGCTGGCCTCGGTCGGGGAGTTCGTCGAGGCGTTCGCCGCCGCTGGCCTGCCACCTCTGCACGCCGTCGTGTGCAATGCCGGTCTGCAGGTCGTGGACGGCACCCAACGCACGGCCGACGGCGTCGAGATGACGTTCGGCGTCAACCATCTCGGGCACTTCGCGCTGGTTCGCGGCCTGCTCGAGCACCTCGAGGCGCCAGCCCGCATCGTCGTCGTGAGCAGCGGGACCCACGACCCGGCGAAGTTCACCGGCATGCCGAAGCCGGTGTACACCTCCGCCGAGGACCTGGCGCACCCATCCACTCCCGGCGAGGGACGCCGCCTCTACACGACGTCGAAGCTGTGCAACGTGCTCTTCGCCTACGAGCTGGACCGCCGGCTCGAACAGGGCGCCCGAGGAATCACGGTCACCGCCTTCGATCCCGGTCTCATGCCGGGGTCCGGGCTCGCGCGCGAGTACGGGCCGCTGTTGAAGTTCGTCTGGGACTACGTCTTTCCGGTGTTGCGCGTGCTGCCCAACGTGAACAGCGCCCGCGGATCGGGTCGGCGTCTGGCTGCGCTCGCCGTCGACACGTCGTTCGAGGGCGTCACCGGCGCCTACTTCGAGGGCGCCAAGGCCATCCGCTCGTCGGAGGACTCCTACGACGCCACCAAGGCCCTGGATCTGTGGACCACCAGCGAGCAGCTGGTCGGCTCGTAG
- a CDS encoding AraC family transcriptional regulator: MPAEPTAAPQLGVVGRAATASTFDLDRWAPSDEAARWVEHFWSVTWDRTGGEPFESMVITFPSMHLTHEWGTDGTRHGHRLPATLIHGVVDTVFTTTLTGRGAVVGVRFRPGGFAARFDRDAATYTGRTVRLDDEIFGNALGLADDRDAAAAALDEAIARHHPVPDPTYDALTGLMNRMRDDGGLHRVEQVMAVSPWSARTTQRVFRRYVGVPVKWVLCRYRLQQAALAIETDPALDFADLAVGHGWYDQAHFINDFRSMLGCTPGEYAARHR; encoded by the coding sequence GTGCCTGCCGAACCCACCGCCGCCCCGCAGCTCGGCGTCGTGGGGCGTGCGGCCACCGCGTCGACGTTCGACCTCGACCGCTGGGCGCCGTCCGACGAGGCGGCGCGGTGGGTCGAGCACTTCTGGTCGGTCACGTGGGACCGCACAGGCGGCGAGCCATTCGAGAGCATGGTCATCACCTTTCCGAGCATGCATCTCACCCACGAGTGGGGGACCGACGGCACCCGGCACGGCCACCGGCTGCCCGCCACGCTGATCCACGGCGTCGTGGACACGGTGTTCACCACGACGCTGACCGGGCGCGGCGCCGTCGTGGGCGTGCGGTTCCGGCCGGGTGGGTTCGCCGCCCGCTTCGACCGTGATGCCGCCACGTATACCGGCCGGACGGTGCGTCTCGACGACGAGATCTTCGGCAACGCACTAGGTCTCGCCGACGACCGCGATGCGGCTGCAGCAGCGCTCGACGAGGCGATCGCCCGTCACCACCCGGTGCCCGATCCGACCTACGACGCACTCACCGGGCTGATGAACCGGATGCGCGACGACGGCGGACTGCACCGCGTCGAACAGGTCATGGCGGTCTCGCCGTGGAGTGCGCGCACCACCCAGCGGGTGTTCCGCCGCTACGTGGGCGTGCCGGTGAAGTGGGTGCTGTGCCGCTACCGGTTGCAGCAGGCGGCGCTGGCGATCGAGACCGACCCGGCGCTCGACTTCGCCGACCTTGCCGTCGGCCACGGCTGGTACGACCAGGCGCACTTCATCAACGACTTCCGGTCGATGCTCGGCTGCACTCCCGGCGAGTACGCCGCGCGGCACCGCTAG
- a CDS encoding alpha/beta hydrolase, giving the protein MLGIGLAFVVTAGLVGITSPAPAQAFSRPGLPVEYLDVPSAAMGRNIRVEFQGGGPHAVYLLDGLRARDDNSGWDIETPAFEWFLDSGLSTVMPVGGMSSFYVDWYQPAVGNGTTQTYRWETFLTQELPAWLEANRGVSRTGNAVVGLSMSGGTALNLATYYPDQFRFAASLSGFLHLSDGFWPTLVGLAMNDAGGFKADAMWGPPSDPAWARNDPTVNVAKLVATGARIWVYCGNGTPSDLPGAVAGLPQQFLESFTLGSNRDYQNAYLAAGGANGTFNFPPNGTHSWPYWGQQLQQMLPDIQSTLGVR; this is encoded by the coding sequence ATGCTGGGCATCGGCCTGGCGTTCGTCGTCACGGCCGGACTCGTCGGCATCACGAGTCCGGCACCTGCGCAGGCGTTCTCGCGCCCCGGTCTTCCGGTCGAGTACCTCGACGTGCCGTCGGCGGCGATGGGCCGCAACATCCGCGTCGAATTCCAGGGCGGTGGCCCGCACGCGGTGTACCTGCTCGACGGCCTGCGGGCGCGCGACGACAACAGCGGCTGGGACATCGAGACCCCCGCGTTCGAGTGGTTCCTCGACTCGGGCCTGTCGACCGTGATGCCGGTCGGCGGCATGTCGAGCTTCTACGTCGACTGGTACCAGCCGGCCGTCGGCAACGGCACCACCCAGACCTACCGGTGGGAGACGTTCCTGACCCAGGAACTTCCCGCCTGGCTCGAAGCCAACCGCGGCGTCTCGCGGACCGGCAACGCCGTCGTCGGCCTGTCGATGAGCGGCGGCACCGCACTGAACCTCGCGACCTACTACCCCGACCAGTTCCGGTTCGCCGCATCGCTGTCGGGCTTCCTGCACCTCTCCGACGGGTTCTGGCCGACGCTCGTCGGCCTGGCGATGAACGACGCAGGCGGCTTCAAGGCCGACGCCATGTGGGGTCCGCCCAGCGATCCGGCGTGGGCGCGCAACGACCCGACCGTGAACGTCGCGAAGCTGGTGGCCACCGGCGCCCGCATCTGGGTGTACTGCGGCAACGGCACGCCCAGCGATCTGCCGGGTGCAGTGGCGGGCCTGCCGCAGCAGTTCCTCGAGAGCTTCACCCTCGGGTCGAATCGCGACTACCAGAACGCCTACCTCGCCGCGGGTGGCGCCAACGGCACGTTCAACTTCCCGCCCAACGGCACCCACTCGTGGCCGTACTGGGGTCAGCAGTTGCAGCAGATGCTGCCCGACATCCAGAGCACGCTCGGCGTCCGCTAG
- a CDS encoding DNA-deoxyinosine glycosylase, with amino-acid sequence MTDSPEPMRVGLPPIVGPHPRVLVLGSFPSEQSLATGRYYANPRNQFWRLLGAVLGFDAEAPYDARIAAATEHGVALWDVLHSCRRAGSLDARIDRNTAVVNDIGALLADHPGIDRIVVNGSAALELFERHVRVDVPAVRVPSSSPAATMAFDAKLAQWRGLA; translated from the coding sequence ATGACGGACTCCCCGGAGCCGATGCGCGTGGGGTTGCCGCCCATCGTCGGGCCGCATCCCCGAGTGCTGGTGCTCGGCTCGTTCCCCAGCGAGCAGTCGTTGGCGACGGGTCGCTACTACGCCAACCCGCGCAACCAGTTCTGGCGACTGCTCGGCGCGGTGCTCGGCTTCGACGCCGAGGCGCCGTACGACGCCAGGATCGCGGCCGCCACCGAGCACGGCGTGGCGCTGTGGGACGTGTTGCACAGCTGCCGCCGGGCCGGCAGTCTCGACGCCCGCATCGATCGAAATACGGCCGTGGTCAACGACATTGGGGCGCTGCTGGCCGACCACCCCGGCATCGACCGGATCGTCGTCAACGGGTCGGCCGCGCTGGAGTTGTTCGAACGTCACGTACGGGTGGACGTGCCCGCCGTACGCGTCCCGTCGAGCAGCCCGGCGGCGACCATGGCGTTCGACGCCAAGCTCGCGCAGTGGCGGGGGCTGGCCTGA
- a CDS encoding ribosomal protein L7/L12, whose protein sequence is MALFGGSDDDLQRRVDALEQRVVALERALSHAGIDRTVPTPAGEFHDGWISAEVRALVTAGKKLEAIKLLREQTGIGLKEAKDAVDRL, encoded by the coding sequence ATGGCACTCTTTGGCGGCTCCGACGACGACCTTCAGCGCCGGGTCGACGCACTCGAGCAGCGCGTCGTGGCGCTCGAACGCGCGCTCTCCCATGCCGGCATCGACCGCACGGTGCCGACGCCGGCGGGGGAGTTCCACGACGGGTGGATCAGCGCCGAGGTCCGGGCGCTCGTCACCGCGGGCAAGAAGCTGGAGGCCATCAAGCTGCTGCGCGAGCAGACCGGCATCGGGCTCAAGGAGGCGAAGGACGCCGTCGACCGCCTCTGA
- a CDS encoding flavin-containing monooxygenase: protein MTSTLETTTDLTAQERIDAWLRDFELALASRDVERAAAKFALDSYWRDLVSFTWNLKTVEGRDAIADLIGERAAATDATNFRTREPASDDGDGITSAFIEFDTAVGRGTGHLRLKGDQAWTFLTALQELKGHEERKGASRVLGAVHGSDEDTRSWAQKREDELAALGYTDQPYVVVVGGGQGGIALGARLRQLGVPAIVLDRHERPGDQWRNRYKSLCLHDPVWYDHLPYLPFPQNWPVFAPKDKIGDWLEFYTRVMEVPYWSKTSCLSASYDEAEKRWTVEVDRDGERVTLRPEHLVLATGMSGKPNVPTLPGQDVFRGDQHHSSAHPGPDGYVGKRAVVIGSNNSAHDICKALVENGIDTTMVQRSSTHIVKSDSLMELGLGDLYSERAVESGMTTEKADLTFASLPYRIMHEFQTPIYDAIRERDKDFYDRLTAAGFDLDWGDDGSGLFMKYLRRGSGYYIDVGASDLIADGTIKLAHGQVDHLTEDAVVLADGTVLPADVVVYATGYGSMNGWAADLIGQDVADKVGKVWGLGSGTTKDPGPWEGEQRNMWKPTQQENLWFHGGNLHQSRHYSLYLALQLKARHEGIPTPVYGLQEVHHLS, encoded by the coding sequence ATGACATCAACGCTCGAGACCACCACCGACCTCACGGCGCAGGAGCGCATCGACGCCTGGCTGCGCGACTTCGAGCTGGCCCTGGCGTCGCGCGACGTCGAACGTGCCGCGGCCAAGTTCGCCCTCGACTCGTACTGGCGTGACCTGGTGTCCTTCACCTGGAACCTCAAGACCGTCGAGGGCCGCGATGCGATTGCGGACCTCATCGGCGAGCGCGCTGCCGCGACCGACGCGACGAACTTCCGCACCCGCGAACCCGCCAGCGACGACGGCGACGGCATTACCTCGGCGTTCATCGAGTTCGACACCGCCGTCGGCCGCGGCACCGGACACCTGCGGCTCAAGGGTGATCAGGCGTGGACCTTCCTCACCGCGCTCCAGGAACTCAAGGGGCACGAGGAACGCAAGGGCGCCTCCCGCGTGCTCGGCGCGGTGCACGGCAGCGACGAGGACACCCGGTCGTGGGCACAGAAGCGCGAGGACGAACTCGCCGCACTGGGCTATACCGACCAGCCCTACGTCGTCGTAGTGGGTGGCGGTCAGGGTGGCATCGCGCTCGGTGCGCGACTGCGGCAACTCGGCGTGCCCGCGATCGTCCTCGACCGCCACGAACGGCCCGGCGACCAGTGGCGCAACCGCTACAAGTCGCTGTGCCTACACGACCCGGTCTGGTACGACCACCTGCCGTACCTGCCGTTCCCGCAGAACTGGCCGGTGTTCGCGCCCAAGGACAAGATCGGCGACTGGCTCGAGTTCTACACCCGCGTCATGGAGGTGCCGTACTGGTCGAAGACGTCGTGCCTGTCGGCGTCCTATGACGAGGCCGAGAAGCGCTGGACCGTCGAGGTCGACCGCGACGGCGAACGCGTGACCCTGCGACCCGAGCACCTCGTGCTGGCCACCGGCATGTCGGGCAAGCCCAACGTCCCAACGCTTCCCGGCCAGGACGTCTTCCGCGGCGATCAGCACCACTCCAGCGCGCACCCCGGGCCGGACGGCTACGTCGGCAAGCGCGCCGTGGTCATCGGCTCCAACAACTCGGCGCACGACATCTGCAAGGCGTTGGTGGAGAACGGCATCGACACCACGATGGTGCAACGGTCCTCGACGCACATCGTGAAGTCCGACTCGCTGATGGAACTCGGCCTCGGCGACCTCTACTCCGAACGCGCCGTCGAGTCGGGCATGACCACCGAGAAGGCCGATCTGACGTTCGCGTCGCTGCCGTACCGGATCATGCACGAGTTCCAGACCCCGATCTACGACGCGATCCGCGAGCGGGACAAGGACTTCTACGACCGGCTGACCGCCGCCGGCTTCGACCTCGACTGGGGTGACGACGGGTCGGGCCTGTTCATGAAGTACCTGCGCCGCGGGTCGGGCTACTACATCGACGTCGGCGCCTCCGACCTGATCGCCGACGGCACCATCAAGCTCGCCCACGGCCAGGTCGACCACCTCACCGAGGACGCCGTGGTGCTCGCCGACGGCACGGTGCTGCCCGCCGACGTCGTCGTCTACGCCACCGGCTACGGCTCGATGAACGGCTGGGCCGCCGACCTCATCGGCCAGGACGTCGCCGACAAGGTCGGCAAGGTCTGGGGCCTGGGGTCTGGCACCACGAAGGACCCCGGCCCCTGGGAGGGCGAGCAGCGCAACATGTGGAAGCCGACCCAGCAGGAAAACCTGTGGTTCCACGGCGGCAACCTGCACCAGTCCCGGCACTACTCGCTGTACCTCGCGCTGCAGCTGAAGGCTCGCCACGAGGGCATCCCCACACCCGTCTACGGGTTGCAGGAGGTCCACCACCTCAGCTGA